From Allofrancisella guangzhouensis, a single genomic window includes:
- the rplX gene encoding 50S ribosomal protein L24: MNRLKKGDDIIVIAGKDKGRRGVVKSFTKGGSLVLVEGINVVKKHVKPNPNKGIEGGVVEKELPIDASNVAIFNPATQKADRVGYKFVDEKKVRYFKSNGELVDL, encoded by the coding sequence ATGAATAGATTAAAAAAAGGTGATGACATAATAGTTATTGCTGGTAAAGATAAAGGTCGCAGAGGTGTGGTTAAATCGTTCACTAAAGGTGGTTCTTTAGTTTTGGTTGAAGGCATAAATGTTGTAAAAAAACATGTTAAGCCAAACCCAAATAAAGGTATCGAAGGTGGAGTTGTTGAAAAAGAACTTCCTATAGATGCTTCGAACGTTGCTATTTTTAACCCAGCTACACAAAAAGCTGATAGAGTGGGTTATAAATTTGTTGATGAGAAAAAGGTTCGCTACTTTAAGTCTAATGGCGAGCTTGTAGACTTATAG
- the rpsD gene encoding 30S ribosomal protein S4: MARYLGPKCKLSRREGTDLFLKSGVKATDEKCKMNTAPGQHGARKARLSDYGLQLREKQKVRRMYGILEGQFKKYYVEASRRKGNTGATLLELLESRLDNIVYRMGFAATRAEARQLVVHKGIMLNGKTCNVPSAQIKAGDVITVKEKAKKQLRIQNAVELAKHRKELSWIDVNTDALEGTLKASPDRSELSSDINEQLIIELYSK, translated from the coding sequence ATGGCTAGATATCTAGGACCAAAGTGTAAACTTTCTAGAAGGGAAGGTACAGATTTATTCTTAAAAAGTGGTGTAAAAGCTACTGATGAAAAGTGCAAAATGAATACAGCGCCAGGTCAGCATGGAGCTAGAAAAGCTCGACTTTCTGATTATGGTCTTCAATTGAGAGAGAAACAAAAAGTTCGTCGTATGTATGGTATTTTAGAGGGTCAATTTAAAAAATACTATGTTGAAGCAAGTAGAAGAAAAGGTAATACAGGTGCTACTTTATTAGAGCTTTTAGAGTCAAGACTAGACAATATAGTTTATAGAATGGGCTTTGCTGCGACTAGAGCTGAAGCAAGACAACTAGTTGTACATAAGGGCATAATGTTAAATGGCAAAACTTGTAATGTACCATCGGCACAAATAAAAGCTGGTGATGTTATTACGGTGAAAGAAAAAGCTAAGAAGCAACTTAGAATACAAAATGCTGTAGAGCTTGCAAAACATAGAAAAGAACTTTCTTGGATAGATGTAAATACCGATGCTTTAGAAGGAACTTTAAAGGCTTCTCCAGATAGATCTGAATTATCATCAGATATAAACGAACAATTAATTATCGAGCTTTACTCTAAGTAA
- the rpsQ gene encoding 30S ribosomal protein S17, producing MSDKIRLLEGKVFSNAMDKTVVVKAERYVKHPLYGKFVKKTTKYYVHDENNECKEGDVIKFKETKPYSKTKKWCLVDIIHREK from the coding sequence ATGAGCGATAAAATTAGATTACTAGAGGGTAAAGTCTTTAGCAATGCTATGGATAAAACTGTAGTTGTAAAAGCTGAAAGATATGTTAAACACCCTTTGTATGGCAAGTTTGTAAAAAAAACTACTAAATATTATGTTCATGATGAAAACAATGAATGTAAAGAAGGTGATGTTATTAAGTTTAAGGAAACAAAGCCTTACTCAAAAACTAAAAAATGGTGTTTAGTGGATATTATCCATAGAGAAAAATAA
- the rpsN gene encoding 30S ribosomal protein S14, producing the protein MAKKSMIQRELKREKLVAKYAQKRAELKAIILDVNSTEEQKWEAQIRLQKLPVNSSASRVQRRCKVTGRPHAVYRKFGLCRNKLREYAMAGDVPGLKKASW; encoded by the coding sequence ATGGCAAAGAAATCTATGATTCAGAGGGAGTTAAAAAGAGAAAAATTAGTAGCTAAATATGCTCAAAAAAGAGCTGAGCTTAAGGCTATTATTCTTGATGTAAACTCTACTGAAGAGCAAAAATGGGAAGCTCAAATTAGGCTGCAAAAATTACCAGTAAATTCTTCAGCTTCTAGAGTTCAGAGAAGATGTAAGGTTACAGGTAGACCTCACGCTGTTTATAGAAAGTTTGGTTTATGTCGTAATAAACTAAGAGAATATGCGATGGCAGGTGATGTTCCTGGTTTGAAAAAAGCTAGTTGGTAA
- the rplN gene encoding 50S ribosomal protein L14, with translation MIQMQTELQVADNSGAKRVECIKVLGGSHRRYASIGDVIKVTVKEASPRGKAKKGNVYNAVVVRTAKGVRRRDGSLVRFDNNAAVLLNANGQPIGTRIFGPVTRELRSEKFMKIVSLAPEVL, from the coding sequence ATGATTCAAATGCAGACAGAACTCCAAGTTGCTGATAACAGTGGCGCTAAGAGAGTTGAGTGTATAAAAGTTTTGGGAGGCTCTCATCGTAGATATGCGTCTATAGGTGATGTTATCAAAGTTACGGTGAAAGAAGCTTCTCCAAGAGGTAAAGCTAAAAAAGGAAATGTGTATAATGCGGTGGTTGTTAGGACTGCTAAAGGTGTACGCAGAAGAGATGGTTCCTTAGTTCGTTTTGACAATAATGCAGCTGTATTATTAAATGCTAATGGTCAGCCAATTGGCACTCGTATCTTTGGTCCAGTTACAAGAGAACTTCGCTCTGAAAAGTTCATGAAGATTGTATCTTTAGCACCAGAAGTACTATAA
- the rpsM gene encoding 30S ribosomal protein S13, with product MARIAGVNIPVHKHAVIGLTSIYGIGKTRAMKICENCKLNPTVKIKDLTEEQVESLRAEVAKFTVEGDLRREVSMDIKRLMDLGCYRGRRHRRSLPVRGQRTKTNARTRKGPRKPIKA from the coding sequence ATGGCTCGTATAGCTGGTGTTAATATTCCTGTTCATAAACACGCTGTAATAGGATTAACTTCGATTTATGGAATAGGTAAAACAAGAGCGATGAAAATTTGTGAGAATTGCAAATTAAATCCAACTGTTAAAATCAAGGATTTAACAGAAGAGCAAGTTGAGAGCTTAAGAGCAGAAGTTGCTAAATTTACTGTAGAAGGTGACCTACGTCGTGAAGTTTCTATGGATATAAAAAGACTTATGGATTTAGGTTGCTATAGAGGTAGAAGGCATCGTCGTAGCCTTCCTGTAAGAGGTCAAAGAACAAAGACTAATGCTCGTACTCGTAAGGGTCCGAGAAAGCCGATAAAGGCATAA
- the rplF gene encoding 50S ribosomal protein L6, producing MSRIGKKPVVIPSGVTINVAAGNQVQVKGAKASLTKKFSTDVSFDIANNLANIKPLNNSKNAIAQSGTARAILNNMIEGVTKGFERKLKIIGVGYRAKAQGGELNLTLGFSHPVVYQLPEGVMAETPAPTEIILKGADKELLGKVAAEIRDYRKPEPYKGKGVRYEDEFVAKKEAKKK from the coding sequence ATGTCAAGAATAGGTAAAAAGCCTGTTGTTATACCAAGCGGTGTTACGATAAATGTTGCTGCTGGCAATCAGGTGCAAGTTAAAGGTGCTAAAGCAAGTTTGACAAAAAAATTCTCTACTGATGTGAGTTTTGATATTGCTAATAATCTTGCTAATATAAAACCTTTAAACAATAGTAAAAATGCTATTGCCCAATCTGGTACAGCTAGAGCTATATTAAATAATATGATTGAAGGTGTAACAAAAGGGTTTGAAAGGAAATTGAAAATTATAGGTGTTGGTTACCGTGCTAAAGCTCAAGGTGGCGAGTTGAATTTAACTTTAGGTTTTTCACATCCTGTTGTTTATCAATTGCCTGAGGGAGTAATGGCAGAAACTCCAGCTCCTACGGAGATAATTCTGAAGGGTGCTGATAAAGAACTTTTAGGTAAAGTAGCTGCGGAAATTAGAGATTATAGAAAGCCAGAGCCTTATAAAGGTAAGGGTGTTCGTTATGAAGACGAATTTGTAGCTAAGAAAGAAGCTAAGAAGAAGTAG
- a CDS encoding DNA-directed RNA polymerase subunit alpha produces MSNNNLKQEFTPSVQLIEELGAFGYKVQLSPVEKGMAHILGNSIRRVLLSSLPGASVVKVNIKDVLHEYSTLDDVKEDIVEVVSNLKKVAVKLDENVDNIELELSVSKSGVVTAGDFKSTSGVEIINKDQVIATLTNKREFNLVASVVWGRNVGILSAMPVELEKVGDIAVDADFNPVKKVAFEVIENSDSEILEIFLKTNGTIDPLKAVTKALEYFCEQMSVFVSLKVPHQGKTGDVLIDSNIDPILLKPIDDLELTVRSSNCLRAENIKYLGDLVQYSESQLMKIPNLGKKSLNEIKQILIDNNLSLGVVIDNFRELVEGK; encoded by the coding sequence GTGAGTAATAATAATTTGAAACAGGAATTTACACCTAGTGTACAACTTATAGAAGAATTGGGTGCTTTTGGATATAAGGTGCAGCTCTCTCCTGTTGAAAAAGGTATGGCTCATATTCTTGGTAACTCAATTAGACGGGTTCTTCTTTCGTCTTTGCCTGGGGCGTCTGTAGTTAAAGTAAACATTAAAGATGTTTTACATGAATATTCTACATTAGATGACGTTAAGGAAGACATTGTTGAAGTAGTTTCAAATTTGAAAAAAGTAGCAGTAAAACTTGATGAAAATGTTGATAATATTGAATTAGAGCTATCAGTTAGTAAAAGTGGCGTTGTTACGGCAGGCGACTTTAAATCTACTAGTGGAGTTGAAATTATAAATAAAGATCAAGTGATTGCGACTTTAACAAATAAAAGAGAATTTAACTTAGTTGCTAGCGTAGTTTGGGGAAGAAACGTTGGTATCCTTTCAGCTATGCCTGTTGAATTAGAAAAAGTAGGTGATATAGCTGTAGATGCTGATTTTAATCCAGTTAAAAAAGTAGCTTTTGAGGTTATTGAGAACAGTGATAGTGAAATATTGGAAATATTTCTAAAAACAAACGGTACTATAGATCCATTAAAAGCTGTTACTAAGGCTTTGGAGTATTTTTGTGAGCAGATGTCAGTATTTGTTTCTTTAAAGGTGCCACACCAAGGTAAAACTGGTGATGTTTTAATAGACTCTAATATTGACCCAATACTTTTGAAGCCAATAGATGATTTAGAGCTTACAGTCAGATCATCTAATTGTCTAAGGGCTGAAAATATTAAATATTTAGGTGACTTAGTCCAATATTCTGAGTCACAACTAATGAAAATACCTAACCTAGGTAAAAAATCTCTTAATGAAATTAAGCAGATACTTATAGATAATAACTTATCTCTTGGAGTTGTGATTGACAATTTCAGGGAGTTGGTTGAGGGTAAATAA
- the rplR gene encoding 50S ribosomal protein L18: protein MDKKTARLSRSKRTRIKLRELGHTRLCVYRTPKHIYAQVISGDGSTVLAAASTVEKDIKAKCKYTGNVASAVIVGEIIANRCKEKGIEKVAFDRSGYKYHGRVKALADAAREHGLQF, encoded by the coding sequence ATGGATAAGAAAACTGCTCGTTTGAGTCGTAGTAAGCGTACTAGAATCAAACTAAGAGAACTAGGGCATACAAGGCTTTGTGTTTATAGAACGCCTAAGCATATTTACGCTCAAGTTATCTCTGGTGATGGTTCTACTGTATTGGCTGCTGCATCTACTGTAGAGAAAGATATTAAAGCAAAGTGCAAATATACTGGGAATGTAGCATCTGCTGTTATTGTTGGTGAAATAATCGCTAATAGATGTAAAGAAAAAGGTATAGAAAAAGTTGCTTTTGATAGGTCAGGATATAAGTATCATGGACGTGTTAAGGCTTTAGCAGATGCTGCTAGAGAACATGGTCTACAGTTTTAA
- the rpsH gene encoding 30S ribosomal protein S8, producing the protein MSMQDPIADMFTRIRNGLSAHKETVSVPFSKMKMEIANFLVQEGYIAECSKAITAIGHPCIVIELKYHAGAPVIEMIKRVSRPSLRIYKSHAELPKVYGGFGVAIVSTSKGLVSDRKARALGVGGEIIGYVA; encoded by the coding sequence ATGAGTATGCAAGATCCTATAGCGGATATGTTTACAAGAATTAGAAATGGTCTTTCCGCACATAAAGAAACCGTTTCTGTTCCTTTTTCAAAGATGAAAATGGAAATAGCAAACTTTTTAGTACAAGAGGGTTATATTGCAGAATGTTCAAAAGCAATAACAGCAATAGGCCATCCTTGTATAGTTATTGAGCTTAAATATCATGCTGGTGCTCCTGTGATCGAAATGATCAAAAGAGTTTCTAGACCAAGTTTAAGAATATATAAGTCACATGCAGAATTACCTAAAGTATATGGTGGTTTTGGTGTTGCTATTGTCTCTACTTCAAAAGGCTTGGTGAGCGATAGAAAAGCTAGAGCTCTTGGTGTTGGTGGCGAAATCATTGGCTATGTAGCTTAA
- the rplO gene encoding 50S ribosomal protein L15, with product MKLNTIAPAVGSKSAPKRLGRGIGSGLGKTSGKGHKGQKARSGGYHKVGFEGGQMPLQRRLPKFGFTSSTKRYVAEIRLHELNSIAADEITLDILKDSGLVRKDIKTAKVIASGEIQKAINLKGVACTKGAKEAIEKAGGKVE from the coding sequence ATGAAATTAAATACAATTGCTCCTGCTGTTGGTTCAAAAAGTGCTCCTAAGAGACTAGGTCGTGGTATAGGAAGTGGTCTAGGTAAAACTTCTGGTAAAGGGCATAAAGGACAAAAAGCACGTTCAGGCGGCTATCATAAGGTTGGTTTTGAAGGTGGACAAATGCCTTTACAAAGAAGATTGCCAAAGTTTGGTTTTACTTCTTCAACTAAAAGATATGTTGCTGAAATCAGGTTGCATGAATTAAATAGTATTGCAGCAGATGAGATAACTTTGGATATTCTAAAAGACTCTGGTCTAGTTAGAAAAGATATAAAAACAGCTAAAGTTATAGCTAGCGGAGAAATCCAAAAAGCTATAAATCTAAAAGGAGTAGCTTGCACGAAAGGTGCGAAGGAAGCTATTGAAAAAGCTGGCGGTAAAGTAGAGTAA
- the rplE gene encoding 50S ribosomal protein L5 has translation MARLKDHYQKELVAKLKNELKLDNIMEVPRIEKITLNMGVGDAAKDKKIMTFALNDLTAIAGQKPVVTKSKKSIAGFKIRDGWPIGCKVTLRGERMYEFLDRLITIAIPRIRDFRGLSPKSFDGRGNYSLGMREQISFPEVDYDKIDIIRGLDISITTTAKNDDQGRALLRAFGFPFKS, from the coding sequence ATGGCAAGATTAAAAGATCATTATCAAAAAGAGCTTGTTGCTAAGTTAAAGAATGAGCTTAAATTGGATAATATAATGGAAGTACCACGTATTGAGAAAATTACTCTTAATATGGGTGTTGGTGATGCAGCAAAAGATAAAAAAATTATGACTTTTGCATTAAACGATTTGACAGCAATAGCTGGGCAAAAGCCAGTTGTTACTAAGTCTAAAAAATCTATCGCTGGTTTTAAAATACGTGATGGTTGGCCAATAGGTTGTAAAGTTACATTACGAGGCGAGCGTATGTATGAGTTTTTAGATAGGCTTATAACAATTGCTATCCCTAGAATTAGAGATTTTAGGGGTTTAAGTCCTAAGTCTTTTGATGGTAGAGGTAATTATAGTTTGGGTATGAGAGAACAAATATCTTTCCCAGAAGTTGATTACGATAAAATAGATATCATTAGAGGTTTAGATATTTCAATAACAACTACTGCTAAAAATGATGACCAGGGAAGAGCTTTGCTTAGAGCTTTTGGTTTTCCTTTTAAATCATAA
- the rplQ gene encoding 50S ribosomal protein L17, whose product MRHRKQGRKFSRTSSHRKAMFKNMSASLINHEIIKTTLPKAKELRTIVEPLVTLAKRECKLRNELDINSNEFKAQSVALRRQAFDFLRNKAAVKKLFEEFGVRYAERAGGYTRILKCGYRFGDKAPMAFIELVGRPHVEMPTDEE is encoded by the coding sequence ATGAGACATCGTAAACAAGGTAGAAAGTTCAGTAGAACTAGTAGTCATAGAAAAGCAATGTTCAAAAACATGTCAGCTTCTCTTATCAATCATGAGATTATCAAAACGACATTACCTAAAGCTAAAGAGCTAAGAACAATAGTTGAGCCTTTAGTTACTTTAGCAAAAAGAGAGTGCAAGTTAAGAAATGAGTTGGATATAAATTCTAATGAGTTTAAAGCGCAGTCTGTAGCTTTAAGAAGACAAGCTTTTGACTTCTTAAGAAATAAAGCAGCAGTGAAAAAGCTTTTTGAAGAATTTGGTGTGCGTTATGCTGAAAGAGCAGGTGGTTACACTAGAATTCTTAAATGTGGTTATAGATTTGGTGATAAAGCGCCTATGGCCTTTATTGAACTAGTAGGTAGACCACACGTTGAAATGCCTACTGACGAAGAATAA
- the rpmC gene encoding 50S ribosomal protein L29 has product MKRKDTLKDYRGKSIDQLQEAKVELLQQLFSLRMQKGTGQLKKNHLFKSAKRNIARINTIISEKNR; this is encoded by the coding sequence ATGAAGAGAAAAGATACTTTAAAAGATTATAGAGGTAAAAGTATTGACCAGTTGCAAGAAGCTAAAGTAGAGTTGCTACAACAGTTATTCTCACTTCGTATGCAAAAGGGTACGGGACAATTAAAGAAAAATCACTTATTTAAGAGTGCAAAAAGAAATATTGCTCGTATAAATACAATAATATCAGAAAAGAATAGATAG
- the secY gene encoding preprotein translocase subunit SecY — protein sequence MSKFNSASGASELKSRLIFVVIAIIVFRLGVYIPIPNIDPSKLVDIISNQHSSTSGLMSMFNMFSGGALTQMSIFALGVMPYISASIIFQMLSAVYPKFIELKKEGESGQKKITQYTRYLTLILALVQSLGIVAFVLHQDGLVTTNNIVLFYLTTIVSVTTGSMFLMWLGEQITERGVGNGISLLIFSGIVANLPAEILNTISQANAPGSSITYLSVWVLLVLLLLVIAFVVFMESAQRKITVNYAKRQQGRKMYAAQTSHLPLKLNMAGVIPAIFASSILMVPGVLFGWLSNYGSLSWLADVSEILQPGSIVYTIVFAATIIFFCFFYTSLVFNPKETADNLKKSGAYISGVRPGEQTAKYIDAIMTRLTLVGSLYITAICLLPIFIVKFFAQGLSFTFGGTSLLIVVVVMMDFMAQVRSHMMSTQYDSLLKKANLTSKRK from the coding sequence ATGTCAAAGTTTAATAGTGCTTCAGGTGCAAGTGAATTAAAATCTCGTTTGATCTTTGTTGTGATAGCTATTATTGTATTTAGATTAGGAGTTTATATTCCTATTCCAAATATAGATCCATCAAAGTTAGTAGATATTATTTCTAATCAACACTCATCGACTAGTGGTCTGATGAGTATGTTTAATATGTTCTCTGGTGGTGCTCTTACTCAGATGAGTATATTTGCTTTAGGTGTGATGCCTTATATCTCGGCATCTATAATTTTCCAAATGCTGTCAGCGGTTTACCCGAAGTTTATAGAGCTTAAGAAAGAAGGTGAATCTGGTCAGAAAAAGATAACTCAATATACTAGATATTTAACTCTTATTTTGGCATTGGTGCAATCTCTAGGTATAGTAGCTTTTGTGTTACATCAGGATGGTTTAGTAACAACGAATAATATAGTTTTATTTTATTTAACGACTATTGTTTCAGTAACTACTGGTAGTATGTTTTTAATGTGGTTGGGTGAGCAAATTACAGAAAGAGGCGTTGGTAATGGTATTTCATTATTAATTTTTTCGGGTATAGTAGCTAATCTTCCTGCAGAAATTTTAAATACTATCTCACAGGCAAATGCACCAGGTTCTAGCATAACTTATTTATCAGTTTGGGTGTTACTTGTTCTATTGCTGTTAGTGATTGCTTTTGTAGTATTTATGGAAAGTGCTCAAAGAAAAATAACAGTAAACTATGCCAAAAGACAGCAAGGTAGAAAAATGTATGCTGCTCAAACCAGCCATCTACCGTTAAAGCTTAATATGGCAGGAGTGATTCCGGCGATATTTGCATCTTCGATACTTATGGTACCAGGTGTATTGTTTGGTTGGTTATCTAACTATGGTTCATTAAGTTGGTTGGCAGATGTTTCAGAGATACTTCAACCTGGTAGTATAGTTTATACTATAGTATTTGCAGCAACTATTATATTTTTCTGTTTCTTTTATACTTCATTGGTATTTAACCCAAAAGAAACAGCTGATAATTTGAAGAAATCTGGAGCTTACATTTCTGGTGTCAGACCTGGTGAGCAAACAGCTAAATATATAGATGCAATTATGACGAGGCTGACTTTGGTGGGTTCGTTATATATCACAGCAATATGTTTGCTGCCTATATTTATAGTTAAATTTTTTGCACAGGGTTTATCGTTTACATTTGGTGGTACTTCGTTGTTAATCGTAGTGGTTGTTATGATGGATTTCATGGCTCAAGTTAGATCGCATATGATGTCAACTCAGTACGATTCTTTATTGAAAAAAGCAAATCTCACTAGTAAGAGAAAATAG
- the rpmJ gene encoding 50S ribosomal protein L36, with the protein MKVRASVKKMCRNCKVIKRNRVVRVICTDPRHKQRQG; encoded by the coding sequence ATGAAAGTTAGAGCTTCAGTTAAAAAAATGTGTAGAAATTGTAAGGTTATAAAACGTAATAGGGTTGTTCGCGTTATATGTACAGATCCTAGACATAAGCAAAGACAAGGTTAA
- the rpmD gene encoding 50S ribosomal protein L30 — protein MTQAKTFKVTLVKSLIGRKQNHIACARGLGLRKMHHTVEVLDTAENRGMANKIYYMVKIEG, from the coding sequence ATGACTCAAGCTAAAACATTCAAAGTTACTTTGGTAAAAAGCCTTATTGGTCGTAAACAAAATCATATAGCATGTGCTAGAGGCTTAGGATTGAGAAAGATGCATCATACGGTAGAAGTTCTTGACACTGCTGAGAACAGAGGTATGGCTAATAAAATATATTATATGGTTAAAATAGAGGGGTAG
- the rpsE gene encoding 30S ribosomal protein S5 codes for MSNEVKKNEELIEKLVSVKRHSKTVKGGRIMSFAALTVVGDGKGKIGIGRGKSREVPVAIQKAMESARRNMVSVNLNNDTLWYPVMSNHGASKVFMQPASAGTGIIAGGAMRAVFEAVGVHNVLAKTYGSTNPANVVRATIAGLAKIKSPEEIAEKRGLSVEEIQE; via the coding sequence ATGTCTAATGAAGTGAAAAAAAATGAAGAACTGATTGAAAAATTAGTTAGTGTTAAAAGGCACTCTAAGACAGTAAAAGGCGGTAGAATTATGAGCTTTGCTGCTTTGACAGTTGTGGGTGATGGAAAAGGCAAAATTGGAATAGGTAGAGGTAAGTCAAGAGAAGTGCCTGTAGCTATTCAAAAAGCCATGGAAAGCGCTAGAAGAAACATGGTATCAGTAAATTTGAACAACGATACTTTATGGTATCCAGTAATGTCCAATCATGGTGCATCTAAAGTATTCATGCAGCCTGCATCAGCTGGTACGGGTATTATTGCCGGTGGTGCTATGCGTGCGGTTTTTGAGGCTGTAGGTGTCCATAACGTTTTAGCAAAAACTTATGGTTCTACTAACCCTGCGAATGTTGTTAGAGCGACCATCGCTGGTTTGGCAAAAATTAAATCACCAGAGGAGATCGCTGAAAAAAGAGGTCTTTCTGTTGAAGAAATTCAGGAGTAA
- the rpsK gene encoding 30S ribosomal protein S11 produces MAKSVRSTKKKVKRVVTDAVAHIYSSFNNTIVTITDRQGNALSWATSGGSGFRGSRKSTPFAAQIAAEKAADMALEYGVKNVDVLVKGPGSGRDSAVRALNTKNLKVTSITDVTGLPHNGCRPPKKRRV; encoded by the coding sequence ATGGCTAAGTCTGTTAGATCAACAAAGAAAAAAGTAAAAAGAGTAGTTACTGATGCAGTTGCTCACATTTACTCTTCTTTCAATAACACTATAGTAACTATTACAGATAGACAAGGTAATGCTTTATCTTGGGCTACATCTGGAGGTAGTGGTTTTAGGGGTTCAAGAAAAAGTACACCATTTGCTGCTCAAATTGCAGCGGAAAAAGCAGCTGATATGGCGTTAGAATATGGTGTTAAGAATGTAGATGTTTTAGTAAAAGGACCAGGCTCAGGTAGAGATTCAGCTGTTAGAGCTTTGAATACTAAGAACCTGAAAGTAACTAGTATAACGGATGTGACTGGATTGCCTCATAATGGATGTCGTCCTCCTAAAAAACGTCGTGTTTAA